A single Phytohabitans houttuyneae DNA region contains:
- a CDS encoding CARDB domain-containing protein, with the protein MKHLARTARRVGAGGAVLAMAALLGIATPAQAKAAAPDLFVSFTSDPVAEVNNAGMQLGVYVYNQGDATATSVKVKYDASGVSDDVAVSLPEWGENENCTQDAAIIVCEYGTLEPGQTDIVYDVELKSVKGAAVGGAGDMVVSIEGAEEESDSENNSSTFPVTVIASGPDLVAAADGIGSAQDRVGPGDTAPLLAAVFNDGDEPAPGFAVTFSLPYGATFAEQYSDCVYLGGIDRDPPAGYIYGPTTVTCVADFPLAPGEGFPLFDPESGEAIFNAVFGKNLRGPEEIFAYFETRLPTEDEAAKLGGKRAAGDKTFAKEVGALAKVSKANRLAAAEELDTSNNLATFSIWSKANTIDVEVTVPPVAGEVGQTVTVKYTIVNNGPSDGGGPAYDITAPSGTVLVHPGGWCRVPDVEDQPAEATKLRCVVESEWLTIHSGYGRLTGSVQVKIKSTPGTDGAIHAENIAVQAKESNPANNTAAIVITQGGTGGGLPVTGPRAGLVAGAGALLVAAGVVALVMIRRRRIITVVE; encoded by the coding sequence ATGAAGCATCTTGCCCGCACCGCGCGGCGGGTCGGTGCCGGCGGCGCCGTTTTGGCGATGGCCGCACTGCTCGGTATCGCGACACCCGCGCAGGCGAAGGCGGCCGCGCCGGATCTTTTCGTCTCGTTCACCAGTGACCCGGTCGCCGAGGTGAACAACGCTGGAATGCAGCTCGGCGTTTACGTGTACAACCAGGGTGATGCCACGGCCACCTCGGTAAAGGTCAAGTACGACGCGAGCGGCGTGAGTGACGATGTCGCGGTCTCGTTGCCCGAGTGGGGCGAAAACGAAAACTGCACGCAGGACGCGGCGATCATCGTCTGCGAGTACGGCACGCTGGAGCCGGGCCAGACCGACATCGTCTACGACGTCGAGCTCAAAAGCGTCAAGGGCGCGGCGGTCGGTGGCGCCGGTGACATGGTGGTGAGCATCGAGGGCGCCGAGGAGGAGAGCGACTCGGAAAACAACAGCTCGACGTTCCCGGTCACCGTGATCGCCTCCGGGCCGGACCTCGTCGCGGCCGCTGACGGCATCGGGTCGGCGCAGGACCGGGTCGGCCCTGGCGACACGGCGCCGCTGCTGGCCGCCGTCTTCAACGACGGTGACGAGCCCGCGCCCGGCTTCGCGGTGACGTTCAGCCTGCCGTACGGCGCGACCTTCGCCGAGCAGTACAGCGACTGCGTCTACCTGGGCGGCATCGACCGCGACCCGCCGGCCGGGTACATCTACGGCCCGACGACCGTCACGTGCGTGGCCGACTTCCCGCTCGCGCCCGGCGAGGGCTTCCCGCTCTTCGACCCCGAGTCGGGCGAGGCCATCTTCAACGCGGTCTTCGGCAAGAACCTGCGCGGGCCGGAGGAGATCTTCGCGTACTTCGAGACCCGGCTGCCCACCGAGGACGAGGCGGCCAAGCTGGGCGGCAAGCGGGCCGCCGGCGACAAGACCTTCGCCAAGGAGGTGGGCGCGCTCGCGAAGGTGAGCAAGGCCAACCGGCTCGCCGCGGCGGAGGAGCTGGACACCTCGAACAACCTTGCCACCTTCTCCATCTGGAGCAAGGCGAACACGATCGACGTCGAGGTGACCGTGCCGCCGGTGGCCGGTGAGGTGGGCCAGACCGTGACGGTCAAGTACACGATCGTCAACAACGGTCCGTCCGACGGCGGCGGCCCGGCCTACGACATCACGGCGCCCAGCGGCACGGTGCTGGTGCACCCGGGTGGGTGGTGCCGCGTGCCGGACGTCGAGGACCAGCCGGCCGAGGCGACCAAGCTGCGCTGCGTGGTCGAGAGCGAGTGGCTGACGATCCACTCCGGCTACGGCAGGCTCACCGGCTCGGTCCAGGTGAAGATCAAGTCGACGCCTGGTACCGACGGCGCGATCCACGCGGAGAACATCGCCGTGCAGGCCAAGGAGTCCAACCCGGCCAACAACACCGCCGCGATCGTCATCACCCAGGGCGGCACCGGTGGCGGCCTGCCGGTGACCGGCCCGCGCGCCGGTCTCGTCGCGGGCGCGGGCGCGCTGCTCGTGGCCGCCGGCGTGGTGGCGCTCGTGATGATCCGCCGACGCCGGATCATCACCGTCGTCGAGTAA
- a CDS encoding SDR family oxidoreductase: protein MDLLVVGGSGFLGQEITRQARLAGNQVVATFHSHALPIADVDWRPLDIRDRDGVATLVEQTRPTVIVNAAYRQADWATTADGAMHVAAAAAAAGARLVHVSSDAVFSGTAARYDETCNPDPTTPYGAAKAAAETAIKGLDPAAVIARTSLIVGDGGSPHEKLVHALARGATAGALFTDDIRCPVHVADLASALLELASSSHSGIHHVAGTDAVSRYELGLLIARRDGLDEAALPTGKRADAGVPGPLDVRLDCTRTQSRLSTLLRGARTFLAPRPAVGQLPGLNGSR from the coding sequence ATGGATCTTCTCGTGGTGGGTGGTAGCGGCTTTCTCGGCCAGGAGATCACGCGCCAAGCGCGGCTCGCGGGCAACCAGGTCGTGGCAACCTTCCACAGTCACGCGCTGCCCATCGCCGATGTCGACTGGCGGCCGCTTGACATCAGAGACCGCGACGGCGTCGCCACCCTGGTCGAGCAGACCCGTCCCACCGTGATCGTCAATGCCGCGTACCGGCAGGCCGACTGGGCCACCACCGCGGACGGCGCCATGCACGTCGCCGCCGCGGCGGCGGCCGCCGGTGCCCGACTCGTGCACGTGTCCAGCGACGCGGTCTTCTCCGGCACCGCCGCGCGCTACGACGAAACGTGCAACCCCGACCCCACGACACCGTACGGCGCCGCCAAGGCCGCGGCCGAGACCGCGATCAAGGGCCTCGACCCGGCCGCCGTCATCGCGCGGACCTCGTTGATCGTCGGAGACGGTGGCTCACCCCACGAGAAGCTGGTGCACGCGCTCGCCCGCGGTGCCACCGCCGGTGCCCTCTTCACCGACGACATACGCTGCCCGGTCCACGTCGCGGACCTGGCTTCGGCGCTGCTAGAACTGGCCAGCTCCTCACACTCCGGCATCCACCACGTCGCTGGTACCGACGCCGTCAGCCGCTACGAGCTGGGACTGCTCATCGCACGCCGGGACGGTCTCGACGAGGCCGCCCTGCCCACCGGAAAGCGCGCCGACGCCGGTGTTCCGGGCCCGCTCGACGTCCGCCTCGACTGCACCAGAACGCAGTCCCGACTGTCCACATTGCTACGCGGCGCGCGCACGTTCCTCGCCCCAAGGCCAGCGGTCGGCCAGCTGCCAGGGTTGAACGGGTCCCGCTAG
- a CDS encoding MarR family winged helix-turn-helix transcriptional regulator translates to MDQARGSANVGYLVWRLSNRWRAATDRLLADHGLTHAQYAALASLHGLSVGGTRPSQRELADFTGLEPVYISKLVRSLEQSGFITRAVHPADTRAIELSLTDRGREVVAAAMPKVQEQVDRFTQPLGGTGGAGTQRLIATLQKLLDHEPSA, encoded by the coding sequence ATGGATCAGGCACGCGGTTCGGCAAACGTCGGCTATCTCGTCTGGCGGCTCTCAAACCGCTGGCGCGCCGCCACCGATCGCCTGCTTGCCGATCACGGCCTGACCCACGCGCAGTACGCGGCGCTCGCGTCCCTGCACGGCCTGTCGGTCGGTGGCACCCGGCCCAGCCAGCGCGAGCTGGCGGACTTCACCGGCCTCGAACCCGTCTACATATCGAAGCTCGTTCGCAGCCTCGAACAGTCAGGTTTCATCACCCGCGCCGTCCACCCGGCCGACACGCGCGCCATCGAGCTCTCCCTCACGGACCGCGGCCGCGAGGTGGTCGCGGCGGCCATGCCCAAGGTGCAGGAGCAGGTGGACCGGTTTACCCAACCGCTTGGCGGCACCGGCGGCGCCGGCACCCAGCGACTGATCGCCACCCTGCAGAAGCTGCTCGACCACGAGCCTTCCGCCTAG
- a CDS encoding SecDF P1 head subdomain-containing protein → MTRGRKAVAALLASVVVVGAGACTAEQDPRPAPTTAPGQLRTAVSVHVVARKVEAPCGLTDGGVPGPGAGGDWCYFLDPGLEFTRAERVELVWDQSGGVAVMLTLVAADRGTYAAWTAQSVGHQIAVVVQGRVLEAPDLLTPLSGEDLQIPRETDAEARALLRRLWE, encoded by the coding sequence TTGACCCGCGGCCGCAAGGCGGTTGCCGCCCTTCTCGCGAGCGTCGTGGTCGTCGGGGCGGGCGCGTGCACGGCCGAGCAGGATCCGCGACCGGCGCCGACGACGGCGCCGGGGCAGCTGCGCACCGCCGTGTCGGTGCACGTGGTTGCCCGGAAGGTCGAGGCACCGTGCGGCCTCACCGATGGCGGTGTCCCCGGCCCGGGCGCCGGTGGGGACTGGTGCTACTTCCTCGATCCGGGCCTTGAGTTCACCCGGGCGGAACGGGTCGAGTTGGTTTGGGATCAGAGCGGGGGCGTCGCCGTCATGCTGACCCTCGTGGCGGCGGACCGCGGCACCTACGCCGCGTGGACTGCGCAGTCCGTCGGCCACCAGATCGCCGTCGTGGTCCAGGGCCGGGTGCTGGAGGCGCCCGACCTGCTTACGCCGCTCAGCGGCGAGGATCTCCAGATCCCGCGCGAAACCGACGCCGAGGCGCGGGCTTTGTTGCGGCGGCTGTGGGAATGA
- the mtnA gene encoding S-methyl-5-thioribose-1-phosphate isomerase produces the protein MRTIDWRHDRIVAIDQTRLPHELVLMEIDTVEGLVDAVKRLVIRGAPALGAAGALGVALAARLGPGDPAMVATAAAAIRTARPTAVNLAWGVDRALARLPEGSEAVVAEALAVLEEDVACNRALSARGASWLTERVGAPLAVQTHCNAGSLACVEWGTALGVVRALHDRGALAHVYAAETRPLLQGARLTVWELAQMGVPHTLVVDSAAATVLARGLATAVVVGADRITANGDVINKVGTYPLALAAAQAGVPMVVAAPESTIDLSTPTGNDVEIEVRGGDEIVRWGGGEVAPAGTGTLNFAFDVTPAALVTAIVTERRVIEPATGGRPDSTVTGQ, from the coding sequence ATGCGAACCATCGACTGGCGGCACGACCGGATCGTGGCGATCGACCAGACCCGGCTGCCGCACGAGCTCGTCCTGATGGAGATCGACACCGTCGAGGGCCTCGTCGACGCGGTCAAGCGGCTCGTGATCAGGGGTGCGCCCGCGCTCGGCGCCGCCGGTGCGCTCGGTGTCGCGCTCGCTGCGCGGCTCGGCCCCGGTGACCCGGCGATGGTGGCCACCGCCGCCGCGGCCATCCGCACGGCCCGGCCGACCGCGGTAAACCTCGCCTGGGGTGTCGACCGCGCCCTGGCGCGGCTGCCCGAGGGAAGCGAAGCGGTGGTGGCCGAGGCGCTGGCAGTGCTGGAGGAGGACGTCGCGTGCAACCGGGCGCTCAGCGCGCGCGGCGCCAGCTGGCTCACCGAGCGCGTCGGGGCGCCCCTCGCCGTACAGACCCACTGCAACGCCGGCTCCCTGGCGTGTGTCGAGTGGGGGACCGCCCTCGGTGTCGTGCGGGCCCTGCACGATCGTGGCGCGCTCGCCCACGTGTACGCGGCGGAGACCCGCCCCCTGCTGCAGGGCGCGCGGCTTACCGTGTGGGAACTGGCCCAGATGGGCGTCCCGCACACGCTGGTGGTCGACTCGGCGGCGGCCACCGTCCTCGCGCGAGGGTTGGCCACGGCCGTCGTCGTCGGCGCCGACCGCATCACGGCCAACGGCGACGTGATCAACAAGGTCGGCACCTACCCCTTGGCGCTGGCGGCGGCGCAGGCCGGGGTGCCGATGGTGGTGGCGGCGCCCGAGTCGACGATCGACCTGTCCACACCGACCGGCAACGATGTGGAGATCGAGGTGCGCGGGGGCGACGAGATCGTCCGGTGGGGTGGCGGTGAGGTCGCGCCGGCCGGTACCGGCACGCTCAACTTCGCCTTCGACGTGACGCCGGCGGCACTGGTCACCGCGATTGTCACCGAGCGTCGTGTCATCGAGCCCGCCACGGGCGGGCGCCCTGATTCCACCGTCACCGGCCAGTAG
- a CDS encoding bifunctional aldolase/short-chain dehydrogenase has protein sequence MRDAWDAATAPAADQPLAQLVHASRLLGREPSLVLHGGGNTSVKTTVTDLTGEAVDLLHVKGSGWDLATIEVAGFAPLRLDRLRRLLTLERLSDTDMMNELRCASIDAAAPDPSVETLLHALLPHPAVLHSHADALLALTNQPDGAEIVKEVFGESVVVVPYTMPGFDLARRCADIVPRRLSPQTEGVVLLHHGLFTVGVDVEEAYRRHIALITLAERHIADHPPVARTPAGLPPVDPLRLARLRREVSDAAGAPMLLTRYSDPAVQAFLERPDLGAVAARGPVTPDHVLRTKRTPLVGSDVAGYVRDYRRYFDEHRERRGAALTALDPAPRVILDPELGLLTAGRRARDAGIAQDIYRHTIGVIEMAEAIGRYQALPAADIFDVEYWELEQAKLRGGRAAPEFTGEVALVTGAASGIGRACAEALRARGAAVVGVDVDPRIAESGGEDHLGVSADVTDPEAVDAAVRQAVDRFGGIDIVVAAAGVFPDSRRLAELDMSTWRRTMAVNTDSIAYLFSRLHPYLALASRGGRAVVVASKNAPAPGPGAAPYSASKAAVVQLARVAALEWAADGIRVNVVHPDAVFDTALWTDEILQERAGHYGMSVEAYKRRNLLRTEITSARVAELVAVMCSDAFGATTGAQIPIDGGNERVI, from the coding sequence ATGCGCGACGCGTGGGACGCCGCGACCGCACCCGCTGCGGATCAGCCGCTCGCACAGCTCGTCCACGCCTCGCGCCTGCTCGGCCGGGAGCCGAGCCTGGTGCTGCACGGCGGCGGCAACACCTCGGTGAAGACGACGGTGACCGACCTGACCGGCGAGGCGGTCGACCTCCTGCACGTCAAGGGCAGCGGCTGGGACCTGGCGACGATCGAGGTGGCCGGCTTCGCCCCCTTGCGCCTCGACCGCCTGCGGCGGCTGTTGACGCTGGAGCGGCTCAGCGACACCGACATGATGAACGAGCTTCGCTGCGCCTCCATCGACGCGGCGGCGCCCGACCCGAGCGTCGAGACCCTCCTGCACGCCCTCCTGCCGCACCCCGCGGTCCTGCACAGCCACGCGGACGCCTTGCTGGCGCTGACGAACCAGCCCGACGGCGCCGAGATCGTCAAGGAGGTGTTCGGGGAGAGCGTCGTCGTCGTTCCGTACACGATGCCGGGTTTCGACCTGGCGCGCCGGTGCGCCGACATCGTGCCGCGGCGCCTGAGCCCGCAGACCGAGGGTGTGGTTTTGCTGCACCACGGCCTGTTCACCGTCGGTGTGGACGTCGAGGAGGCGTACCGCCGGCACATCGCGCTGATCACCCTCGCCGAGCGGCACATCGCCGATCACCCGCCGGTGGCGCGGACGCCCGCGGGGCTGCCACCGGTGGACCCGCTGCGGCTCGCGCGGCTGCGGCGGGAGGTGTCGGACGCCGCCGGCGCGCCCATGCTCCTCACCCGCTACAGCGATCCCGCGGTACAGGCGTTTCTGGAGCGCCCCGACCTCGGCGCGGTCGCCGCCCGCGGCCCCGTCACACCCGACCACGTGCTGCGCACGAAGCGGACGCCGCTGGTGGGCTCCGACGTCGCCGGGTACGTCCGGGACTACCGCCGCTACTTCGACGAGCACCGCGAGCGGCGGGGGGCCGCGCTGACCGCCCTCGATCCGGCGCCACGGGTGATCCTCGACCCGGAGCTGGGCCTGCTTACCGCCGGCCGGCGGGCCAGGGACGCCGGCATCGCGCAGGACATCTACCGGCACACCATCGGCGTCATCGAGATGGCCGAGGCGATCGGCAGGTACCAGGCGCTGCCCGCGGCCGACATATTCGACGTCGAGTACTGGGAGCTGGAGCAGGCCAAGCTGCGCGGCGGGCGGGCGGCGCCGGAGTTCACCGGCGAGGTGGCGCTCGTGACCGGCGCGGCCTCCGGCATCGGGCGCGCCTGCGCCGAGGCACTGCGGGCCCGGGGCGCGGCCGTCGTGGGGGTGGACGTCGACCCGCGGATCGCCGAATCCGGCGGCGAAGACCACCTCGGCGTCAGCGCCGACGTCACCGATCCGGAGGCCGTCGACGCCGCGGTCCGCCAGGCTGTGGACCGATTCGGGGGTATCGACATTGTCGTGGCCGCCGCGGGTGTCTTCCCGGACAGCCGGCGCCTCGCCGAACTGGACATGTCGACCTGGCGGCGCACGATGGCCGTCAACACCGACTCCATCGCCTACCTGTTCTCCCGCCTCCACCCCTACCTCGCGCTGGCTTCACGGGGTGGCCGTGCCGTCGTCGTGGCCTCCAAGAACGCCCCGGCACCGGGCCCTGGCGCGGCGCCGTACTCGGCGTCGAAGGCCGCGGTGGTCCAGCTCGCGAGGGTGGCCGCGCTCGAATGGGCCGCCGACGGCATCCGCGTGAACGTCGTGCATCCCGACGCCGTCTTCGACACAGCACTGTGGACGGACGAGATCCTCCAGGAGCGGGCCGGTCACTACGGCATGAGCGTCGAGGCGTACAAGCGGCGCAACCTGCTGCGCACGGAGATCACCAGCGCGCGCGTGGCGGAGCTTGTCGCGGTCATGTGCTCGGACGCTTTCGGCGCCACCACGGGCGCGCAGATCCCGATCGACGGCGGCAACGAACGCGTCATCTGA
- a CDS encoding class I SAM-dependent methyltransferase, producing the protein MSGHGHQLTEDEAAALFEPPSWDERYSGPEKVWSGNPNPQLVAEVAGLAPGTALDVGCGEGGDVIWLARQGWTVTGADFSANGLARAARHAEQAGVADRVDWWQVDARTFAAGGRSYDLVTSHYLHPPDGAIVEVVGRLAEAVAPGGHLLVVGHEPSAHFTHLTESHRRAMFLAEQMLPGLPEDFEALVVEQRPRTVVRDGAPVDIGDSVLLARRGAA; encoded by the coding sequence ATGAGTGGACACGGACACCAGCTCACCGAGGACGAGGCGGCAGCCTTGTTCGAGCCGCCGAGCTGGGACGAGCGGTACTCCGGCCCGGAAAAAGTGTGGAGCGGAAACCCCAACCCGCAGCTTGTCGCCGAGGTGGCCGGGCTGGCGCCGGGCACCGCGCTCGACGTCGGCTGCGGCGAGGGCGGCGACGTGATCTGGCTGGCGCGCCAGGGCTGGACCGTCACCGGCGCCGACTTCTCCGCCAACGGCCTGGCCCGCGCCGCCCGGCACGCCGAGCAGGCCGGTGTCGCGGACCGCGTGGACTGGTGGCAGGTCGACGCGCGGACCTTCGCTGCCGGCGGCCGCTCCTACGACCTGGTCACCAGCCACTACCTGCATCCGCCGGACGGCGCGATCGTCGAGGTGGTCGGCCGCCTCGCCGAGGCCGTCGCGCCCGGCGGCCACCTGCTAGTCGTCGGCCACGAGCCGTCCGCGCACTTCACCCACCTGACCGAGAGCCATCGGCGGGCGATGTTCCTCGCCGAGCAGATGCTGCCCGGCCTCCCGGAGGACTTCGAGGCCCTGGTGGTCGAGCAGCGCCCGCGCACCGTCGTGCGGGACGGCGCGCCGGTCGACATCGGCGACTCGGTGCTGCTCGCCCGCCGCGGCGCAGCGTGA
- a CDS encoding cellulose binding domain-containing protein — translation MRRLAIAAAIGSATALAVGIAATAHAAAPQLTATFVQTSTWSTGYGADYVIRNTGDAASTSWRVEFDLPAGSIVASSWSSVRTRDGQHYTFTNATYNGDVNPGASETFGFNVSGLGTPLNCTIDGRPCAGGGPAPTTAPPTTAPPPTTAPPPTTPPPSGPVVDVSTAAELRSALAFARPGQTINLAAGTYRGSFVATAGGTASSPIRLTGPSNAILINDGPSGTAPSCPVPAAGWDSGYGLWLYNAPYWTLTGFTVAESKKGIVADNSHHTTIDGVYVHDVEDEAVHFRRSSADSAIRNSRIENTGLVQPGYGEGVYIGSANSNWACHGNSGGVDRSDRVQVIGNRIGPNVAAEAIDIKEGTFNGVIRGNTFDGRGITGQNAGDSWVDAKGVGYVIEDNTGTFRSPGTFANGYETHNPSTTPSFANGCGNVWRNNRSDLGGVGNWAINVTSTSKCSGNLNVVYASNTVTNAVRALTNIAVTP, via the coding sequence ATGAGAAGACTCGCCATCGCCGCGGCCATCGGATCCGCGACCGCGCTGGCCGTGGGCATCGCCGCCACCGCGCACGCCGCGGCGCCGCAGCTCACCGCCACGTTCGTACAGACCTCGACCTGGAGCACCGGGTACGGCGCCGACTACGTCATCCGCAACACCGGTGACGCCGCGTCGACGTCCTGGCGGGTGGAGTTCGACCTGCCGGCCGGCTCGATCGTCGCCAGCTCGTGGAGCTCGGTGCGCACCCGCGACGGCCAGCACTACACGTTCACAAACGCCACGTACAACGGCGATGTCAACCCCGGCGCCAGCGAGACGTTCGGGTTCAACGTCTCCGGGCTCGGCACGCCGCTCAACTGCACCATCGACGGCCGCCCCTGCGCCGGCGGCGGGCCAGCGCCGACCACCGCCCCGCCCACGACGGCACCACCGCCGACCACCGCGCCGCCACCGACCACGCCGCCACCCAGCGGCCCGGTGGTGGACGTGTCGACGGCCGCCGAGCTGCGCAGCGCCCTGGCGTTCGCACGGCCGGGACAGACCATCAACCTCGCCGCCGGTACCTACCGGGGCTCGTTCGTCGCCACCGCCGGCGGCACGGCGTCCAGCCCCATCCGGCTCACCGGGCCGTCGAACGCGATCCTGATCAACGACGGCCCGTCCGGCACCGCGCCGAGTTGCCCGGTACCGGCGGCCGGCTGGGACTCCGGGTACGGCCTGTGGCTTTACAACGCGCCCTACTGGACACTGACCGGCTTCACCGTCGCCGAGTCGAAGAAGGGCATCGTCGCCGACAACTCGCACCACACCACCATCGACGGCGTGTACGTCCACGACGTCGAGGACGAGGCCGTGCACTTCCGCCGCTCGTCCGCCGACAGCGCCATCCGCAACTCGCGCATCGAAAACACCGGCCTTGTGCAGCCCGGGTACGGCGAGGGCGTGTACATCGGCTCGGCCAACTCCAACTGGGCCTGCCACGGCAACAGCGGCGGCGTCGACCGTTCCGACCGGGTACAGGTCATCGGCAACCGCATCGGCCCGAACGTCGCCGCGGAAGCGATCGACATCAAGGAAGGCACGTTCAACGGCGTGATCCGGGGCAACACGTTCGACGGCCGGGGCATCACGGGACAGAACGCCGGCGACTCGTGGGTCGACGCGAAGGGCGTCGGGTACGTCATCGAGGACAACACCGGCACCTTCCGCAGCCCCGGCACGTTCGCCAACGGGTACGAGACACACAACCCGAGCACCACGCCGTCGTTCGCCAACGGGTGCGGCAACGTCTGGCGCAACAACCGCTCCGACCTGGGCGGCGTCGGCAACTGGGCGATCAACGTGACGTCGACGTCCAAATGCTCGGGCAACCTCAACGTCGTCTACGCCTCCAACACGGTGACCAACGCCGTGCGGGCCCTGACGAACATCGCCGTCACCCCGTAG
- a CDS encoding cellulose binding domain-containing protein gives MFRRALVLPAAALLLASASIVYLAQTSSARAGPGALTNLNLSAANRRPPVAGLYDWTKAGYRGGADLPGAASINPNAACQITAAELDTQYGVRPNDGTDDTTGIQAAIDAIKSGCSPSASHSRLSLLSLPAGTLNVTREIHVDADYLILRGTGSGTGTDATRLVYRPDANTAYDTLTADGSDWDEDGMTSGQGKGGWLWPGRGMFRVQSRGVHSSYAGDHAAAPANRKDIFEGTVNVHWKVGVALRAKPGDTGFAARTGDRTIYLASSGSLANLAAGALVNVRAANTVRFYAEQDVAPSDGTLLNQHMRQQILTVTAVDASARTVTVDKPLEFDVPVDSTSDGSPAIGGATYASKVSPLVDPVVGVGFENLSFTQDMPGLNRAAAKYNYGNMAPAYQMHGIVFKWAADSWVKGVRAEMTGSHPIVTEEAYRLQIVNNELDGSWNKGKGGNGYFRGSRVWDSLYAGNTSRDLRHFTFQWSASGNVAVGNDFDSDLNLHGGWERNNLFENNTVTVPYEHRSASCTANCGEEGGGGVDASTWFPIWWAAGKKAVKWSGSSGPRNVFFNNAMTKQVTAGAAFTAYYPDRTRVYQFGWNGSGFKHLDIGGVPIADWAANERRDYTGGHGVDATRTDTAQSLFLRSLNGSTSQPPTSAPPTSVPSTSQPPVGCLRATFTRTSTWSTGYGADYVITNNCTSATTTWKVEFDLPAGTTVSSSWSSVRTRDGQHYTFTNATYNGDINPGASEEFGFNASGTGLPLNCRVNGLPC, from the coding sequence TGGACGAAGGCCGGGTACCGCGGCGGCGCCGACCTGCCTGGCGCCGCCAGCATCAACCCGAACGCGGCGTGCCAGATCACGGCCGCCGAGCTCGACACGCAGTACGGCGTGCGCCCGAACGACGGCACGGACGACACCACCGGCATCCAGGCCGCGATCGACGCGATCAAGTCTGGCTGCAGCCCGTCGGCCTCGCACTCCAGGCTGAGCCTGCTGTCCCTGCCCGCCGGCACGCTCAACGTCACCCGCGAGATCCACGTCGACGCCGACTACCTGATCCTGCGCGGCACCGGCTCCGGCACCGGGACGGACGCCACGCGCCTCGTCTACCGGCCCGACGCGAACACCGCCTACGACACGCTCACCGCCGACGGCTCCGACTGGGACGAAGACGGGATGACTTCGGGACAGGGCAAGGGCGGCTGGCTGTGGCCCGGCCGCGGCATGTTCCGGGTCCAGTCCCGCGGCGTGCACTCCTCCTACGCCGGCGACCACGCGGCCGCGCCCGCCAACCGCAAGGACATCTTCGAGGGGACGGTGAACGTCCACTGGAAGGTCGGCGTCGCGCTGCGCGCCAAGCCCGGCGACACCGGGTTCGCCGCGCGTACCGGCGACCGCACGATCTACCTGGCGAGCTCCGGCTCGCTGGCCAACCTCGCCGCCGGCGCGCTGGTCAACGTCCGCGCTGCCAACACGGTCAGGTTCTACGCCGAGCAGGATGTCGCGCCGTCCGACGGGACACTGCTCAACCAGCACATGCGCCAGCAGATCCTCACGGTCACCGCCGTGGACGCCTCGGCCCGTACAGTCACCGTGGACAAGCCGCTGGAGTTCGACGTGCCCGTCGACTCCACATCGGACGGATCGCCCGCGATCGGCGGCGCCACGTACGCCTCGAAGGTCTCGCCGCTGGTGGACCCGGTCGTCGGCGTCGGCTTCGAAAACCTCTCCTTCACCCAGGACATGCCGGGCCTGAACCGGGCGGCGGCGAAGTACAACTACGGCAACATGGCACCCGCGTACCAGATGCACGGCATCGTCTTCAAATGGGCGGCCGACTCGTGGGTCAAGGGCGTGCGCGCCGAGATGACCGGCTCGCACCCGATCGTCACCGAGGAGGCGTACCGGCTGCAGATCGTCAACAACGAGCTGGACGGCTCGTGGAACAAGGGCAAGGGCGGCAACGGGTACTTCCGCGGCTCGCGCGTGTGGGACTCGCTCTACGCCGGCAACACCTCGCGCGACCTGCGCCACTTCACGTTCCAGTGGTCGGCGTCCGGCAACGTCGCCGTCGGCAACGACTTCGACTCCGACCTCAACCTGCACGGCGGTTGGGAGCGCAACAACCTGTTCGAGAACAACACCGTCACCGTGCCGTACGAACACCGCTCGGCCAGCTGCACGGCAAACTGCGGCGAGGAGGGCGGCGGCGGGGTCGACGCCTCGACCTGGTTTCCGATCTGGTGGGCGGCCGGGAAGAAGGCCGTGAAGTGGTCCGGCTCGTCCGGCCCGCGCAACGTCTTCTTCAACAACGCGATGACCAAGCAGGTGACCGCCGGCGCCGCCTTCACGGCCTACTACCCGGACCGCACGCGCGTTTACCAGTTCGGCTGGAACGGCAGCGGTTTCAAGCACCTGGACATCGGCGGCGTACCGATCGCCGACTGGGCCGCCAACGAGCGGCGCGACTACACCGGCGGGCACGGTGTGGACGCGACGAGGACCGACACCGCGCAGTCGCTGTTCCTGCGGTCCCTGAACGGATCCACCTCGCAACCGCCCACGTCCGCGCCACCCACGTCCGTGCCATCGACCTCGCAGCCGCCCGTGGGGTGCCTGCGCGCTACCTTCACCCGGACGTCCACGTGGTCCACCGGATACGGCGCCGACTACGTCATCACCAACAACTGCACGAGCGCGACGACCACGTGGAAAGTCGAGTTCGACCTGCCGGCGGGCACTACCGTGTCGAGTTCGTGGAGCTCGGTGCGCACCCGCGACGGCCAGCACTACACGTTCACAAACGCCACGTACAACGGCGACATCAACCCCGGTGCCTCGGAGGAATTCGGGTTCAACGCAAGCGGTACCGGACTCCCCCTCAACTGCCGTGTCAACGGCCTCCCCTGCTGA